The genomic window TTCTCGCTCCCTGGATGCAGCACCGTGAGCTTGACCGAGGTGCCCGGACGCCCCTGGAGCATCTCCACGGCCTTGTCCTGGGTAATCCCTTCGGTCGATTCGCCATCGACATCCAGAATCAGGTCGCCGGCCAGAATGCCCGCCTCATAGGCCGGCGTACCGATGAGCGGGGCGAGAACCTTTAACCGCTTGCTCTTGGCGTCCACCTCGACCTGAATGCCAATCCCGCTGAAACTGCCTTCAAACGTCCGCTGAAACTTCTTCCACTCCGTCTCGCTGTAGTAGGTCGAGTGCGGGTCGAGGTTCTGGAGCATCCCCTGAAGCGCCGATTCCAGGAGCTCGCGGCGCGAGACGTCCCGAACGTAGTTCGATTCGACCTGTTCGACGGCATCAATAAAGACGCCGTAAAGCTCCATCAGCTCGTCTTTCGAATCCTTCGAATCACCCCGGCTCGTCTGCCAGCAGGCGATCGAGGCAAGGCCGACGGCCGCGATGGCCAGCAGGTTGCGTTGCGGCATGGGCCGGTATCCTCCTCAGCGAGGGGCCGATCAGGTCGTTTGCGGTCGCCGAGATTCCCCCCATCGTCCGCTCAAGGCATCAGGGTGGTACGAATCTCGACGGTCGAACGCTATAATCCTAGTCTTCAACGGGCAGGACGGGCAAGCGCTCGAGCGAAGGACCTGGAAGGATGCCGGAACGAACCAGGAGAATCATGCCCGAGCTTCCTCCCCTGGCCGAGGCCGACGTCACCCGACTCCGACGCGCCATCAACGGCTCGACCGAGGGCCTCTGGGAGTGGGACGTGCCCACCGGAATGGTCTGGTTCTCTCCCCGAACCACCTTGCTCCTCGAAGGATCGGTCAACACCCCCATCCCTCCCAACTGGGACGCCCTCCGCCGTCGGATGCACCCCGACGATGCCCCCGCCTTCGATGCGGCGCTGGCCGAGGCCACCTCCCGAGGCGAGCTTGATGCAACATTCCGCCTGCAAACCGCGTCCGGCTCCCGATGGTTCCGGGCCCGAGGTGCCTCGCCATCCGACGATCACCCGATCCAAACCGTCGCCGGCTCCATCCAGGATACCGACGACCTCCGCCGAGCCCTCGACCACAACGCCTATCTTGCCGCCATCGTCGATGCCGATGACGACGCCGTGATCGGTGTCAATCGCGATGCGGTCGTCATCGCCTGGAACGGCGGGGCCGAGCGTCTCTTCGGTCAATCCACCGATTCCATCCTTGGTCAGCCGCTTGCCGCGCTCGCCCCCTGGGTTCGGCTCGACCTCTTACCCGATCTCCTCCCCCGAGCCCTCCGCGGTGAAATCATCTCGGGCCAGGTCATCGCCCACCGTCGAGAGAACGGCGACCGTCAGGAGCTTTCGCTCCGGATGGGACCGATTCGAGACGCCCGCGAGGAAATCGTCGGGGCCTCCATCATCGCGCAGGACGTCACCAGCCGCCGCGCCATGGAGCGTCGGCTCGTCTCCGCCGGACGCGACCTCCGACGCCGGAGCGACGAGCTGGAACAGTTCGTTTACACCGTCTCGCACGACCTGAAAAGCCCCCTGGTCACCTGTACCGGCTACGTCGGTCTGTTGGAAGAAGACCTCGAAGCCGGCGACACCGAGTCGGCCCTCGACGCGGCCCGACGGGTTCGCAACGCCGTCACCCGGATGAACCAGTTGATCGACGACCTGCTCGAATTGAGCCGCATCGGACGCTCCGACGCTCCTCCCAAATCGCTCGACCTCACCCGCCTGGTCGCCGAGGTGGTCGAATTCATGCGCCCTCGATTCGAGGAACGAGGGGCCCGGCTCGACGTGGCTCCCGACCTTCCTGATCGTGTCTTCGCCGTTGACCGCGACCTCTCCCGAGCCCTCGAAAACCTCCTCGAAAACGCCCTCAAATATGCCTGCGACCAGCCCGAGCCGGTCGTCACCCTGGGAGGCCGTCACGAGGAGGGTCAGGTCCTCTTATTTGTCCGAGACACCGGCCCTGGCATCGCTCCCGAGTATCATCAAAAAATCTTCGGCCTGTTCCAGCGTCTCGACACCGCCAAGCCCGGCACCGGCGTCGGCCTGGCCTCGGTGGCCAAGGTCGCCTCGGTGCTTCGAGGCCGGGCCTGGGTCGACTCCGAGCCGGGCATCGGAGCCACCTTCTGGATCGCCTTGCCCGATCAATCCGACCCCGACAGCTTGGAATTCGCATCCTCTTGAACCGAACCCAGGCGTTTTGGGCCATCGTGCGGGTCCCATCGTTGCGAATTCTCTTCCCGTTATGTGTTGTCGGGATCACGTTCTCCCTGGAAGGATCTCCCCACCGATGAGCCGCATGGTGAAGTTCCTGCTCGTGGAAGACGACGAGGACCACGCCGAACTCGTCAAGCGAAACCTTCGGCGAGCCCGGGTGGCCAACTCCGTCACCCACGTGCCCGATGGGGTCGAGGCCCTTGCCTTCCTCCGCCGCGAGGGGAACTACCCCGACGCCGAGCGTCCCGATGTTGTCTTGCTTGACCTGAAGCTCCCGAAGCTCGACGGCCTCGAAGTCCTCACCGCCATCCGGGCCGACGACGAGCTGCGCGACCTGCCCGTCGTCATCCTCACCACCTCCGATGCCGAGGCCGACCGCGAGCGC from Tautonia marina includes these protein-coding regions:
- a CDS encoding sensor histidine kinase, yielding MPERTRRIMPELPPLAEADVTRLRRAINGSTEGLWEWDVPTGMVWFSPRTTLLLEGSVNTPIPPNWDALRRRMHPDDAPAFDAALAEATSRGELDATFRLQTASGSRWFRARGASPSDDHPIQTVAGSIQDTDDLRRALDHNAYLAAIVDADDDAVIGVNRDAVVIAWNGGAERLFGQSTDSILGQPLAALAPWVRLDLLPDLLPRALRGEIISGQVIAHRRENGDRQELSLRMGPIRDAREEIVGASIIAQDVTSRRAMERRLVSAGRDLRRRSDELEQFVYTVSHDLKSPLVTCTGYVGLLEEDLEAGDTESALDAARRVRNAVTRMNQLIDDLLELSRIGRSDAPPKSLDLTRLVAEVVEFMRPRFEERGARLDVAPDLPDRVFAVDRDLSRALENLLENALKYACDQPEPVVTLGGRHEEGQVLLFVRDTGPGIAPEYHQKIFGLFQRLDTAKPGTGVGLASVAKVASVLRGRAWVDSEPGIGATFWIALPDQSDPDSLEFASS
- a CDS encoding response regulator → MSRMVKFLLVEDDEDHAELVKRNLRRARVANSVTHVPDGVEALAFLRREGNYPDAERPDVVLLDLKLPKLDGLEVLTAIRADDELRDLPVVILTTSDAEADRERAYEHHVNSYLVKPVDFEKFRQMVNDLSLYWGVWNVLPPRTDE